The Williamwhitmania taraxaci region TAGAATATGTAATTTTCATCCGCTACGATGTTTTCACCTAAGTAGGTGAAAATATTTTAATCGGGAAAGCCTTGTGATGATTATTATTACAGGGGTTCCCGATTATTTTATGCTTTTATGTTGCGGATATAAGGTATTTAAACAATAGCGGAGGAAAAATGCTCATAAACATATTAGAATTTCTTCATAGCTAACGATTGCACCATAGTGACAATCGAAAATTAGTTACCTTTGCAACCAAACCTTTATCGTTTAAAACTTTATAAGATGAGACATACTGCTTTTACCCAATTTCACATTGATTTAGGGGCCAAAATGGCTGAGTTTGCCGGATATAACATGCCTATTGAGTATTCCGGAATTAACGACGAGCACATGTGTGTTCGTGAAAAAATTGGCGTATTCGATGTTTCCCACATGGGCGAAGTTTGGGTTAAGGGACCTAAGGCTTTCGACTTTGTTCAATATGTCACTTCTAATGACGTTGCAACTCTTAGTGACGGTAAGGTTCAATACTCCTGCCTTCCAAATGGAAAAGGTGGAATTGTTGATGACCTTTTGGTTTACCGCGTAAATGCTGAAACCTACTTCTTGGTTATTAATGCAGCGAATGTAGAAAAGGATTGGAACTGGTTTTGCTCTCATGCCGAGAAGTTTGGCTTGAAGGTAGGCAAGGATCTATACAACGCTTCGGACGAGATTTGCCAGCTTGCCGTTCAAGGCCCATTGGCGCTTAAGGCTATGCAAAAGCTTACTTCTACTTCGGTGGAAGATATGGAATACTACACTTTCAAGAAGTTGGATATCGCTGGGATTAAAGATGCTATCTTCTCAACTACTGGTTATACCGGATCGGGTGGATGTGAGATTTATGTTGCCAACGAGGATGGTCCAAAACTTTGGAAGGCTGTTTTTGAGGCGGGAAAAGAGTTTGGTATTCAACCAATCGGTCTTGGTGCTCGCGATACACTCCGTCTTGAGTCGGGTTTCTGCCTCTATGGTCACGAAATTAACGACACTACCTCTTCTATTGAAGGTGGTTTAGGGTGGATTACCAAGTTTACCGACGCAAAGAACTTTATCGATAAAGATTTACTTCTTAAGCATAAAAAAGAAGGTGTTGCCCGCAAGTTGGTTGGTTTCGAAATGGTTGAAAAGGGAATTCCTCGTCAACACTATGAAATTGTTGATGCTGAAGGTACGGTAATCGGCGAGGTTACTTCAGGAACTATGTCTCCAATGCTTAAAATTGGTGTTGGTATGGGATATGTTGCTACTTCGCATAGCAAGCTTGGCTCCGAAATCTTCATTAGCATTCGTGGCAAGAGTATAAAAGCTAAGGTTGCTAAGACTCCATTCTTTAAAAAGTAATTAACTACTATATAGTTGAGGGGTATAAAGTGTTCTTTATATCCCTCTTTTTTGTAATATTATTGCCATGCCTACTCTCGATAAAGTTGTAGAAGTTTGCTTTTCACCATCCTTGTTTGGTTTTCACCTCGATCAGAAAGCTACTGTGGTAGTTGTGGACATTCTTCGCGCTACATCTGCAATTTGTGCAGCATTTGCCAATGGTGCCAGTGAGATTATCCCAGTTGCGGAGGTAGAGGAGGCTAAACGTTACAAAGACAATGGCTTTCTCGTGGCAGCCGAGCGCGATGGCGTAGTGCTGGATTTTGCGGATTTTGGAAACTCACCCTTTAATTTCAAACCGGAAATTGTAAAAGGGAAGAGCATTGTGTATAGCACTACCAATGGGACGCGTGCCATACATATGGCTGCTGAATGCAAGGAGGTAGTTGTTGGTTCTTTCCTTAACTACAGTGCCGTTGCTGCCTACTTAGGACAACGTAGCGGGAAGGTTATAGTGTTCTGTTCTGGATGGAAGGGGCGTTTCAGCCTTGAGGATTCCGTTTTTGCAGGTGCGTTGGTCGAGCGCTTACTCAATGATTATGGTTACTCAACCACTTGCGATTCGGCCATTGCCGCGCTTGATTTATGGCAGTTGGCTAAGCCTGATCTTATTGATTATATCCAGAAGGCAGCACAGCGCAGCCGGTTACGCACCATGGGCCTCGATGACGTTATTGATTTTTGCCATACACCTGACTATACTTCTATCGTTCCTCATTTCAATGGAAAAAGCCTAATTCCTATTAGTAGGAATTTGTAGCTGAAATCAGGGTTTTGATCGTCTAATTATTCCGAATCGTTGTTTAGGTGTTTTAAATCATATAGAAAAAAGCATTTGGTAAGGAATAAAGTTGCAATTTTGAGTTGTATTCAAACACAAGGTTTGTAATTCGAAAAAATATCATGAGGCACTCAAAATCAAAACCTTTGCATCATAGCACAAACCTCAGTGGTTTCGCAAAGGAGAGTTGTCTACAGTTCATTCCTTCCGTGCTCCCTGAAGGGAGACTAAATCCATTTAACCAATTTTATAAGCAATGAAAAAGCATAATTTTACCGCAGGTCCATGTATTTTGGCACCATCAGTAATCGAAAACCTTTCGAACGCTGTAAAAGATTTTGACGGACAAGGTCTATCGCTAGTTGAAGTTTCGCACCGCGAAAAGGCATACGAAGCTGTTCACATGGAAGCTTTATCTTTGTTCAAAGAGTTGCTTAATATCCCTGATGGATACAAAGTTGTATTTCTTGGTGGTGGTGCTAGTTTGCAGTTTTGCATGATTCCTTTCAACCTTATGAACAAGAAGTCTGCTTACCTCGAAACTGGTGTTTGGGCAAGTAAGGCTCTTAAGGAAGCTAAACTGTTTGGTGAAGTTGTAACCGTTGCTTCTTCTGCTGATAAAAATTTCTCTTACTATCCAAAGGGATATAGCATTCCTAAGGATGCTGACTATTTCCACATTACCACCAATAACACCATCTACGGAACCGAAATCCATGAAGACATGGATTGCCCAGTTACCTTGATTGCCGATATGTCTTCCGACATTTTTAGCCGTCCAGTAGATGTGAAGAAATACGGTATGATTTACGGTGGTGCTCAAAAGAACCTTGCTCCAGCTGGTGTTACTTTTGTTGTGGTTCGCGAAGATCTACTTGGAAAGGTTGATCGTAAGATTCCTACCATGCTCGACTACCGCACCCACATCAAGGAGGATTCCATGTTCAACACTCCTCCAGTGTTTGCTATTTATGCAATGCGCGAAACCCTACGTTGGGTTAAGTCAATTGGTGGCGTAGCTAAGATGTTCGAAATGAACAAGGCTAAGGCCAACCTTCTTTACAACGAAATTGATCGCAATACCATGTTCCAAGGTACCGCTGCTAAGGAAGATCGTTCACTCATGAACGTTTGCTTCGTTATGACGGACAAATTCAAGGAAAAAGAGGCAGACTTTATGACTTTTGCTAAGGAAAACGGTATGGTTGGTATCAAGGGTCACCGCTCTGTTGGTGGTTTCCGTGCTTCGCTATACAACGCACTTCCTATCGAAAGCGTTCAAGCTCTTGTTGATTGCATGAAGGAGTTCGAAAAGAAGAACGCATAATCGTGTAATTATATACTAAGGGGTTGAATAGCTTTAGGGCCATTCAACCCTTGTTTTTTAATAACAAGTTGAGTTTATGCTTAACTTGTAGTTAGTATTAACCTAAACAACTAATTATCATGTCTAAAGTTTTAGTTGCAACCGATAAGCCTTTTGCAAAGGCAGCAGTGGATGGAATCCGCAAGATTGTTGAAGAAGCAGGTTTTTCTCTCGAACTTCTCGAAAAATACACCGACCAAGCAGACTTAGTTAAGGCCGTTGCCGACGTGGACGCCGTTATCGTTCGTAGCGATAAGGTTACCAAAGAGGTAGTTGAGGCTGCTAAAAACCTTAAGGTAGTTGTTCGCGCCGGTGCGGGATACGACAATCTCGACCTTGCTGCTTGCACCGCAAAGAATGTGGTTGCTATGAACACTCCAGGACAAAACTCCAACGCTGTTGCGGAACTTGCTCTTGGTATGATGGTTTACATGGCTCGTAACACCTTCCAGCCTGGAACAGGTGCCGAACTTAAAGGTAAAAAGTTAGGAATCCACGCTTACGGAAACGTGGGTAAGTTGGTTGCTCATATTGCTAAGGGATTTGGTATGGAGGTTTATGCTTTCGACCCATTCGTTGCTAAGGAAGTTATTGAGAAGGATGGCGTTAAGGTTCTGTCTACCGTTGATGAACTCTACAGCACTTGCCATTACGTTTCGCTTCACATTCCTGCTAACGATAAGACAAAGAAATCCATTGGCTATGAGTTGATGAGTAAGATGCCTAAGGGTGGAACGCTTATCAATACTGCTCGCAAGGAGGTTATCGACGAGGATGGACTTATGCGGATTATGGGTGAGCGCACCGACCTTAAGTATGCCACCGATATTATGGCCGAGGGTAACTCTACTTTTGCTGAGAAATTTGCTTCACGTTACTTCAGCTCGCCTAAGAAAATGGGTGCCGAGACTGCCGAAGCAAACATCAACGCTGGCCTAGCTGCTGCAAACCAAATTGTGAATCTCCTTAAGAACGGAGATAAAACGTATCAAGTAAATAAATAGTGAGAAGTTAAAGGGTAAAAGTTAAAGGTTAAAAGATGGTTTAGCCTAACAATTGTTGCCAGCTTATATTGAATGGGTCATCTGTTTACTAAATGTGGGCGAAAACTTCCATTGTTAGATATATCTTTTCTGACCTTTAACTTTTTACCTTTAAAGAAAACCGTCTAAAATGGAGCATACTAAGTTAGATGCATGGAAGGAGTCCGTTGAGTTAACGGTTGATATTTATACATTATCTAGTAAATTCCCTAAGGACGAACTCTATGGTCTTACTTCTCAGATTCGGAGGGCAGCAGTTTCTGTTCCTTCCAACATTGCTGAAGGTTCTGCTCGAAAGGGTACTGCAGAAACAATCCAGTTTCTTTATATAGCGGTGGGCTCTTTAGCTGAACTTGAAACACAAATAGAAATATCAAGAAGGTTGGGTTACATTTCGAATGTTGAGACGATAACCAAACGGATCTTATTGGTAAAGCAACTAACTCTAGGGTTGGTTAGATATCTGAAGTCCGTCTGAGTATGTATTTAACTATTCACTTTTAACCTTTAACCTTTAACTTTTAACCTTTCACCGAGTAATGGTAAAAATAAAACCTTTCAAGGGGCTTCGTCCCCCACAGGCGCTGGCACAAGAAGTGGCATCGCGCCCATACGATGTGTTGAACTCTGAGGAGGCTCGCCACGAGGCTACAGAGCGCTCGTTGCTCCACATTATTAAGCCTGAGATTGATTTTGCTCCCGGTTTCGATGAGCATGCTCCTGAGGTGTATGCCAAGGCGGTTGAGAACTTCAACTTGTGGCAAAAGAATGGCTGGTTGGTTCAAGACCAAAAGGAGCAATACTACGTGTATGCTCAAACCATGGACGGCCGCACCCAGTATGGTCTCGTTGCTTGCTGCAGCGTGGACGATTACATGACCGGCAAAATCAAGAAGCATGAGCTTACCCGCAAGGATAAGGAAGAAGATCGCATGATGCACGTGCGCAATACCAACGCCAACGTGGAGCCTGTATTCTTCAGCTACCCTGCACACAAGGAGGTTGATGCTATTGTTGCTAACGTGGTGAAGAACAGTAAGCCTGTTTATGACTTTACAGCCAACGATGGCTTTGGTCACCACTTCTGGATTATTGAGGATGATGCTACCAACAAGCGCATTACCGAGATTTTTGCTACCATCCCTGCGCTTTACGTAGCCGACGGTCATCACCGTACTGCCGCTGCCGGCCTAGTTGGTAACGAGAAGAAGAAAAATAATCCCAATCATACCGGCGATGAGGAGTACAACTTCTTTCTCGCGGTAGTGTTCCCCGATAATCAACTTAAGATTATTGACTACAACCGTGTGGTTAAGTATCTTAACGGTATGACCCCAGCGCAGCTGGTGGCGAAACTTGGTGCCGATTTTGAGGTTAAGGAAGTAGGCAAGGCAATTCACAAACCAACCAAGCTGCATAACTTTGGTATGTATCTCGACGGAAAGTGGTATAGCCTAACCGCCAAGAATGGCACCTACAACGATGCCGATCCTATCGGCGTTTTGGATGTAACCATTCTTTCGAATCTTGTTCTCGATAAGGTGTTGGATATTAAAGATCTTCGCACCGATAAGCGTATCGACTTTGTGGGTGGTATTCGTGGACTTGGCGCGCTGCAAGCACGCGTTGATAGCGGCGAGATGAAGGTTGCTTTTGCCCTTTACGCCGTTACCATGCAGCAGCTGATTGACATTGCCGATACCGGCAACATCATGCCTCCAAAAACTACCTGGTTCGAGCCTAAGCTCCGCAGCGGGTTGGTTATTCACAAGCTGGTGTAATTAATCCTATTCAAAATTGAAAAGGCCTTGGTTTTCCAAGGCCTTTTCTTAATTTTGACTTAGAACAGATGTATTGGTCATGCAGGATATTACATCGATTTTACTGTAGTAAATGCTGCCTTAATAAAAATATAGTTTATGATCAAGCAGATATATCGATTCCTTAGTCCTCGATTCCAGAACCTTTTTTTAGAGTATAAAGTTGCATTTAAACCACGCTATGGTCATGGCAGTCAGCCACATCGGCGATTGTATGAGATTATTGATGCAGGACGACTCGGGTATGCGGAGATTCTTAATGAAG contains the following coding sequences:
- a CDS encoding NAD(P)-dependent oxidoreductase encodes the protein MSKVLVATDKPFAKAAVDGIRKIVEEAGFSLELLEKYTDQADLVKAVADVDAVIVRSDKVTKEVVEAAKNLKVVVRAGAGYDNLDLAACTAKNVVAMNTPGQNSNAVAELALGMMVYMARNTFQPGTGAELKGKKLGIHAYGNVGKLVAHIAKGFGMEVYAFDPFVAKEVIEKDGVKVLSTVDELYSTCHYVSLHIPANDKTKKSIGYELMSKMPKGGTLINTARKEVIDEDGLMRIMGERTDLKYATDIMAEGNSTFAEKFASRYFSSPKKMGAETAEANINAGLAAANQIVNLLKNGDKTYQVNK
- the gcvT gene encoding glycine cleavage system aminomethyltransferase GcvT, which translates into the protein MRHTAFTQFHIDLGAKMAEFAGYNMPIEYSGINDEHMCVREKIGVFDVSHMGEVWVKGPKAFDFVQYVTSNDVATLSDGKVQYSCLPNGKGGIVDDLLVYRVNAETYFLVINAANVEKDWNWFCSHAEKFGLKVGKDLYNASDEICQLAVQGPLALKAMQKLTSTSVEDMEYYTFKKLDIAGIKDAIFSTTGYTGSGGCEIYVANEDGPKLWKAVFEAGKEFGIQPIGLGARDTLRLESGFCLYGHEINDTTSSIEGGLGWITKFTDAKNFIDKDLLLKHKKEGVARKLVGFEMVEKGIPRQHYEIVDAEGTVIGEVTSGTMSPMLKIGVGMGYVATSHSKLGSEIFISIRGKSIKAKVAKTPFFKK
- the serC gene encoding 3-phosphoserine/phosphohydroxythreonine transaminase — its product is MKKHNFTAGPCILAPSVIENLSNAVKDFDGQGLSLVEVSHREKAYEAVHMEALSLFKELLNIPDGYKVVFLGGGASLQFCMIPFNLMNKKSAYLETGVWASKALKEAKLFGEVVTVASSADKNFSYYPKGYSIPKDADYFHITTNNTIYGTEIHEDMDCPVTLIADMSSDIFSRPVDVKKYGMIYGGAQKNLAPAGVTFVVVREDLLGKVDRKIPTMLDYRTHIKEDSMFNTPPVFAIYAMRETLRWVKSIGGVAKMFEMNKAKANLLYNEIDRNTMFQGTAAKEDRSLMNVCFVMTDKFKEKEADFMTFAKENGMVGIKGHRSVGGFRASLYNALPIESVQALVDCMKEFEKKNA
- a CDS encoding four helix bundle protein — translated: MEHTKLDAWKESVELTVDIYTLSSKFPKDELYGLTSQIRRAAVSVPSNIAEGSARKGTAETIQFLYIAVGSLAELETQIEISRRLGYISNVETITKRILLVKQLTLGLVRYLKSV
- a CDS encoding 2-phosphosulfolactate phosphatase → MPTLDKVVEVCFSPSLFGFHLDQKATVVVVDILRATSAICAAFANGASEIIPVAEVEEAKRYKDNGFLVAAERDGVVLDFADFGNSPFNFKPEIVKGKSIVYSTTNGTRAIHMAAECKEVVVGSFLNYSAVAAYLGQRSGKVIVFCSGWKGRFSLEDSVFAGALVERLLNDYGYSTTCDSAIAALDLWQLAKPDLIDYIQKAAQRSRLRTMGLDDVIDFCHTPDYTSIVPHFNGKSLIPISRNL
- a CDS encoding DUF1015 domain-containing protein; the encoded protein is MVKIKPFKGLRPPQALAQEVASRPYDVLNSEEARHEATERSLLHIIKPEIDFAPGFDEHAPEVYAKAVENFNLWQKNGWLVQDQKEQYYVYAQTMDGRTQYGLVACCSVDDYMTGKIKKHELTRKDKEEDRMMHVRNTNANVEPVFFSYPAHKEVDAIVANVVKNSKPVYDFTANDGFGHHFWIIEDDATNKRITEIFATIPALYVADGHHRTAAAGLVGNEKKKNNPNHTGDEEYNFFLAVVFPDNQLKIIDYNRVVKYLNGMTPAQLVAKLGADFEVKEVGKAIHKPTKLHNFGMYLDGKWYSLTAKNGTYNDADPIGVLDVTILSNLVLDKVLDIKDLRTDKRIDFVGGIRGLGALQARVDSGEMKVAFALYAVTMQQLIDIADTGNIMPPKTTWFEPKLRSGLVIHKLV